The proteins below are encoded in one region of Salmo salar chromosome ssa02, Ssal_v3.1, whole genome shotgun sequence:
- the LOC106591926 gene encoding zinc finger protein 135-like, whose amino-acid sequence MSPGSYCGVPAQRSSQWGPEMVLVKLEDCSQPLELNVIVKEEEEEREVKEEEMGIKAEEEERAFKEEETEESAFKEEEMEESAFKEEEAEERAVTEVENREEEEEVDANTDPGESSNPGSDSEPSSTASGNHKQHRRRNSRQKHHHCMDCFTSFNEPEELRRHTCRPRSCSDCRGSFICPTHLKSKQTQKRRKVYPCGQCGKRFQTPSKLKTHQRTHTGEKPYHCSVCGKGFSQSNHLKRHQRTHTGQKPFHCSQCGKSFSWLHSLKTHHRTHTGEKPYHCSQCGKRFSLVGNLKRHQLTHTVENPYLCSHCGKSFSQLHHLKTHQLIHTEEKPYHCSQCGKSFSHPKDLKSHQRTHTGEKPFHCSQCGKSFSQLSTLKKHQPTHTGEKPYHCSQCGKRFSLVGNLKRHQLTHTVEKPYLCSHCGKSFSQSSTLKKHQRTHSGGKLCHQSC is encoded by the exons ATG TCCCCGGGTTCTTACTGTGGTGTTCCAGCACAGAGAAGCTCACAGTGGGGTCCAGAGATGGTCTTAGTGAAGCTGGAGGACTGTAGTCAACCACTGGAACTCAATGTGATAgtcaaagaggaagaggaggagagagaagtcaaagaagaggagatggggattaaagcggaggaggaggagagagcattcaaagaggaggagacggaggagagcGCATTcaaagaggaggagatggaggagagcgcattcaaagaggaggaggcggaggagagAGCAGTCACAGAAGTGGAgaacagggaagaggaggaagaagtagATGCTAACACTGACCCAG GAGAGAGCTCCAACCCAGGTTCAGACAGTGAGCCCAGTTCCACAGCATCAGGAAACCATAAACAACACAGACGGAGGAACTCAAGACAGAAACATCACCACTGCATGGACTGCTTCACTAGTTTCAATGAGCCAGAGGAGTTGAGAAGGCACACTTGTAGGCCCCGCTCCTGCTCAGATTGCAGAGGCAGCTTTATTTGCCCAACTCACCTCAAATCAAAACAGACTCAAAAAAGGAGGAAGGTGTACccatgtggtcaatgtgggaagagatttcaAACACCAAGCAAACTAAAGACGCACCAgagaactcacacaggagagaagccgtaCCACTGCTCTGTTTGTGGGAAGGGTTTCAGTCAGTCGAACCACCTAAAGAGACACCAGAGAACTCACACAGGACAGAAGCCTttccactgctctcagtgtggaaagagtttcagtTGGTTACACAGCCTGAAGACACACCATAGaactcacacaggggagaagccttaccattgCTCGCAGTGTGGAAAGCGTTTCAGTCTGGTAGGAAACCTAAAGAGACACCAGCTAACCCACACAGTAGAGaatccttacctctgctctcattgtgggaagagtttcagtcAGTTACACCATCTAAAGACACACCAGTTAATTCACACAGAAGAGAAGCCATATCACTgctctcaatgtgggaagagtttcagtcATCCAAAAGACTTAAAGTCACACCAgagaactcacacaggagagaagccattccactgctcccaatgtggaaagagtttcagtCAGTTATCAACTCTGAAAAAACACCAGccaactcacacaggagagaagccttaccattgCTCGCAGTGTGGAAAGCGTTTCAGTCTGGTAGGAAACCTAAAGAGACACCAGCTAACCCACACAGTAGAGaagccttacctctgctctcattgtgggaagagtttcagccAGTCATCAACTTTGAAGAAACATCAGAGAACTCACTCAGGAGGAAAGCTGTGTCATCAGAGCTGTTGA